From Bifidobacterium longum subsp. longum JCM 1217, one genomic window encodes:
- a CDS encoding HAD family hydrolase, translating to MAQHPMKVVLLDLDGTLTKSDGGIIASVVKTFEELGRPVPDDAELHRFIGPAIIESLRRNHVPEDELDRAVTIYRSYYADRAVFDDPNEPGNKVPGRLVNVVFPGIREQLLKLRADGYYLALASCKPEYQCVPICEHFHLTELLDGIYGASRDNSRLDKDQVIRYCFDKIGFDAAAGDKAVMIGDRYTDIDGAHACNLDAIGCRWGYAPAGEMEEHGAYEIIEKPEQIEEAVNRYFQTH from the coding sequence ATGGCACAGCATCCGATGAAAGTGGTCCTGTTGGACCTCGACGGCACGCTTACCAAGTCCGACGGCGGCATCATCGCCTCCGTCGTCAAGACGTTCGAGGAATTGGGTCGCCCGGTTCCCGACGATGCCGAGCTGCATCGTTTCATTGGTCCGGCCATCATCGAATCGCTGCGACGCAACCATGTGCCGGAGGATGAGCTTGACCGGGCGGTCACCATCTACCGCAGCTACTATGCGGATCGCGCCGTGTTCGATGATCCGAACGAGCCCGGCAACAAAGTTCCCGGCCGCTTGGTGAACGTCGTGTTTCCCGGTATCCGCGAACAGCTGCTCAAGCTGCGTGCCGACGGCTATTATCTGGCGTTGGCCAGCTGCAAGCCCGAGTACCAATGCGTTCCGATCTGTGAGCATTTCCATCTGACCGAGCTGTTGGACGGCATCTATGGCGCATCCAGGGATAACTCTCGTTTGGACAAGGATCAGGTGATTCGGTACTGCTTCGACAAAATCGGTTTTGATGCTGCAGCGGGGGACAAGGCCGTGATGATCGGCGACCGCTACACCGACATCGACGGCGCCCACGCCTGCAATCTGGACGCCATTGGCTGCCGCTGGGGCTACGCTCCGGCCGGTGAGATGGAAGAACACGGTGCCTACGAAATCATCGAGAAGCCCGAGCAGATCGAAGAAGCCGTAAACCGTTATTTCCAAACACACTGA
- a CDS encoding RNA polymerase-binding protein RbpA, protein MAERSLRGMSIGAKSLESDDNVDFAARNDVAYVCPKGHRTILPFAEGAEIPDEWECRCGSVAHREGDADREGDEISKPTRTHWDMLLERRSEEELATLLEKRLQMHRDGWIPDYE, encoded by the coding sequence ATGGCAGAACGTAGCCTCAGGGGCATGAGCATCGGAGCGAAATCGCTGGAGTCCGACGACAACGTCGATTTCGCCGCACGAAACGATGTGGCGTATGTATGCCCGAAGGGCCACCGCACCATCCTGCCGTTTGCCGAGGGTGCCGAAATCCCGGACGAGTGGGAGTGCCGTTGTGGTTCCGTGGCCCACCGTGAGGGCGACGCCGACCGTGAGGGCGACGAGATCAGCAAACCCACCCGCACCCACTGGGACATGCTGCTGGAACGCCGTAGCGAAGAGGAACTGGCCACCCTACTCGAAAAGCGCCTGCAAATGCACCGTGACGGTTGGATTCCTGACTACGAGTGA
- a CDS encoding DEAD/DEAH box helicase, which produces MARHQHHKGNADSQTLSPSQRYASFQKVQRHRASAAARFAESLPFELDDFQTEANDALEAGSNVLVAAPTGAGKTVVADFAIYLAQERNVKAFYTTPIKALSNQKYHDLVDVYGPDKVGLLTGDTSINSEADIVVMTTEVLRNMLYERSTTLNALRYVILDEVHYLADRFRGPVWEEVIIHLPKTVKIVGLSATVSNVEDFSNWIASVRGDTKLVISEHRPVPLEQHVIVQADEHTEPEVLDLYRRDGNGEQTTKLNAELINRLDQLDRKAARRRGEERPDKRKGFGRGRGGKGAKGHAPKAERHTPRRWAVVDELNFLGMLPGIYFIFSRNGCDQAVEQCINAGLELTTDEEVTKIRRIVDEMVEGQLTQEDLKALQFSKFRFALEEGFASHHAGMIALFRQIVERLFEEGLVKMVFATETLALGINMPARCVVVEKLEKFDGTGHVGLTPGEFTQLTGRAGRRGIDTIGHAIVVDHHGFVPATAAALSSKRVYPLHSSFRPTFNMAVNLLNSSDYETAHVTLDQSFAQWEANESAWQLESQINTLKNALAGYEQAFACEHGDFKQFMTLRMELSDIEKEGRRKLKHEVFLTDQERSRAFQNLDQRIRDLRKAEHEHPCRNCPDLQQHLKWGHRWARETRELQRVTDRYDSRTGSVARQFDRICDILTGLGYLERHVNAAGHIDMTLTEKGSLLRRIYSEHDLELCEALLAGTFDKLDANGLAAVLSSLVYEARRGGDGEPRHYPGGISGPIAIASSKLKGICEDIDILCEDHGLDEMQRPDFGILDIMYEWADGGSLGSCLYGTDMTGGDFVRTAKRLADVLQQIAVAQPLPFDGGERLAGLAHEAADRVNRGVVAYSGVD; this is translated from the coding sequence ATGGCACGTCACCAACACCATAAGGGCAATGCCGATTCCCAGACGCTGAGCCCTTCGCAGCGGTACGCATCATTCCAAAAAGTCCAGCGCCATCGGGCGTCCGCAGCAGCGCGATTCGCCGAATCCCTGCCCTTCGAACTGGACGACTTCCAGACCGAAGCCAATGACGCGCTCGAAGCCGGCAGCAACGTACTGGTCGCGGCCCCAACCGGTGCCGGCAAAACCGTAGTGGCGGATTTTGCCATTTATCTCGCCCAGGAACGCAACGTCAAAGCCTTCTATACCACACCGATCAAAGCGCTGAGCAATCAGAAATACCATGATCTGGTCGACGTGTACGGCCCGGACAAGGTAGGCCTGCTCACCGGCGACACCTCGATCAACTCCGAGGCGGACATCGTGGTCATGACCACCGAAGTGCTGCGCAACATGCTCTACGAGCGTTCCACCACGCTGAACGCACTGCGCTACGTGATTCTCGACGAAGTGCACTATCTGGCCGACCGGTTCCGCGGGCCCGTGTGGGAGGAAGTCATCATCCACCTGCCCAAGACGGTCAAGATCGTCGGCCTGTCCGCTACCGTGTCCAACGTGGAGGATTTCTCCAACTGGATTGCCTCGGTGCGAGGCGACACCAAACTGGTGATCAGCGAACACCGCCCCGTGCCTTTGGAACAGCACGTCATCGTGCAGGCGGACGAACACACCGAGCCTGAGGTGCTGGATCTCTATCGCCGCGACGGCAACGGCGAGCAGACCACCAAGCTCAACGCCGAACTCATCAACCGGCTCGACCAGTTGGACCGCAAGGCCGCACGCCGGCGCGGCGAGGAACGCCCCGATAAGCGCAAGGGCTTCGGCAGAGGCCGCGGCGGCAAAGGCGCCAAGGGCCATGCCCCGAAAGCGGAACGCCACACCCCGCGCCGCTGGGCCGTGGTGGACGAGCTTAACTTTCTGGGAATGTTGCCCGGCATCTACTTCATCTTCTCGCGCAACGGTTGTGACCAGGCCGTGGAACAGTGTATCAACGCTGGACTGGAGCTCACCACCGATGAGGAAGTGACCAAGATTCGCCGCATCGTGGATGAGATGGTGGAGGGGCAACTCACTCAGGAAGACCTGAAAGCCCTGCAGTTCTCCAAGTTCCGCTTTGCGTTGGAAGAAGGCTTCGCTTCGCATCATGCCGGCATGATTGCCCTGTTCCGCCAGATAGTCGAACGATTGTTCGAAGAAGGTCTGGTCAAAATGGTGTTCGCCACGGAAACACTGGCCTTGGGCATCAATATGCCGGCCCGCTGCGTGGTGGTAGAGAAACTCGAGAAGTTCGACGGTACCGGTCATGTGGGCCTGACGCCCGGCGAATTCACGCAGCTCACCGGTCGTGCCGGTCGGCGCGGCATCGACACCATCGGCCACGCCATCGTGGTTGACCATCACGGTTTTGTGCCCGCCACGGCCGCCGCGCTGTCATCCAAGCGTGTCTACCCGCTGCACTCGAGCTTCCGACCCACGTTCAACATGGCCGTGAACCTGCTCAACTCCAGCGACTACGAGACCGCGCACGTTACCCTGGACCAGTCGTTTGCCCAGTGGGAGGCCAACGAATCGGCCTGGCAGCTGGAATCGCAGATCAACACACTGAAGAACGCGCTGGCCGGATACGAACAGGCGTTCGCATGCGAACACGGCGACTTCAAACAGTTCATGACCCTGCGTATGGAGCTGAGCGACATCGAAAAGGAAGGCCGCCGCAAACTGAAGCACGAAGTGTTCCTGACCGATCAGGAGCGTTCACGCGCCTTCCAGAACCTTGACCAGCGCATTCGCGATTTGCGCAAGGCGGAGCACGAGCATCCATGCCGCAACTGCCCGGACCTCCAGCAACACCTCAAGTGGGGCCACCGCTGGGCCCGCGAGACCCGCGAACTGCAGCGCGTCACCGATCGCTACGACTCCCGTACCGGGTCCGTGGCCCGTCAGTTCGATCGCATCTGCGATATTCTCACCGGGCTTGGTTACCTCGAACGTCATGTCAATGCGGCCGGCCACATTGACATGACGTTGACCGAAAAAGGCTCGCTGCTGCGCCGCATCTACAGTGAACATGACCTGGAACTGTGCGAGGCGCTGCTCGCCGGCACGTTCGACAAGCTCGACGCCAACGGACTGGCCGCTGTGCTCTCTTCACTGGTATACGAGGCCAGACGCGGGGGAGACGGCGAACCGAGGCACTACCCGGGCGGCATCTCCGGGCCCATCGCAATCGCTTCGTCCAAGCTCAAGGGCATCTGTGAAGACATCGATATCCTGTGCGAGGATCACGGTCTGGACGAGATGCAGCGGCCGGACTTCGGCATTCTCGACATCATGTATGAATGGGCGGATGGCGGTTCGCTGGGATCGTGCCTGTACGGCACCGACATGACCGGCGGCGACTTCGTGCGCACTGCCAAACGACTGGCTGACGTGCTGCAGCAGATCGCTGTCGCCCAGCCGCTGCCGTTCGACGGGGGAGAGCGGCTGGCAGGCCTCGCCCACGAAGCGGCCGACCGGGTCAATCGTGGCGTGGTGGCCTACTCCGGCGTGGACTGA